TAATGCTACAAATGGCTTCACTTTAAACAATGTAATGCATGCTTCCTGAATAAAAgaattaatttctttataaagtattgaccccaaactttgaatggtaCATATTATAAAATACTGTTAATAAATGTTATCATATTCAATTTTCTTGTGGAGTTCATGACGGACAGCTGCAGGCATTCCTGGTTCATTATTTTCAGAACATCGTAAAATAACGAAACTTTCCACAGGGCCACATAAACAGGACACAGCACGTTGACCTGTCGGCATTCTTCCTCATCTGTTTCTCCTGCCTGCAACATGCCACAGGTCTTCATCTGTTTTCCAATGCTTCACTTGAACCGCTGGAACTAATCGCACGCCCTCAATCTAAAGCAGACTGATGGTTATTCTACCTCAGCGTGATTGTTAGTGGTCCACATCAGTGCCTGCGTGACTCTCAATAGCTGAGAACAACGGGGACTGATTTCGTGGTTCTGTATGAATGCATGTTTATATCAATGTTGATTTGATATTATATTCATTTGGTCATGTGCATATACTGCAACAGGGTGCTTACAAGCAACAGACTGAATGGACAGGAGGAAATATATATTGGGACAAAGTTAACATTCATTTATTcagaccaaaaaaataataatattggtttccaaatgtaattaaaatctgGAAACATGTAAaccaaaacaatattataaagtaaaaatgtatagtaaaaagtagtaaaatgtttgatatattttGGTTCTGAGGAACTGAATAGCACAAAGTATGCCATTTTGAAACTAACATAAGCAGCAAATTCTAAATGTGAAATTTGTAACACTACTCACAAAtaaatcatacaaataaatatttgaagtgCACAACTAATTAAATACAAGAAAATCTACTTCAAAAGTTAGATTTGAGTTAGGTTGAAGGCTACCTGTCCGGTCGCTCATGTGTGAAGGCTCGGAATCATATCTGTGAAGTTCTCAAAGTTTTCTTCTTTAGCTTGATCCTGAGCCACAGCAAGCGCGAGGTTCAAGTCCACCTCTGATTGTTCCCGCAATGAATAATTGCGACCCAGCGTTATGATCTCGTGTTCAGACAACCCGAACGTCCATTTCAGCCAACAGAGTCCTGTGAAGAACACAAGCCATTACAGAATGCTTGAGCACTTGTCAAACTAAACAGTGTAAGTGGGTACGCATATTTTGAAGCTTAGCAAGCTGGTCTTTGgttggtcatgagctggtttaagctggttatgagctggtcctgagcaggagctagttgcttAAGAACAGCACATGACCAAAGTCTCTTAatacaagtcatgtcactcgctggccatctttgaaacacctCTGGGCATTCAAGTGCAGCTCCCATCTCTTTGAATGGGAAAACTTCAAATTCTCCAATGAGCTTAGGATTAAATTTAATATCtgaaatcaccaaagaaatctgGGCAGATGTTTCATAAATGTTGTCATTTTTGCTCAAATAGCCTTAAAAAATTCTTATGCTAGATCAGCCATTTTATTTGAcaatgtgtttaatgtcacaacTATGATGTGTATGTTAGAAATCAGAATTTAATACAGTTGTTTCTTTTACTGTGTTGTACCCAGACACAGACACCAAAAGAACTCTGAGTTTTGTCCCCAATCAGCCACAACAACTGCGAGAGGACATTTTGCAAGTCAGTTCTATTTCTGTAGTTTAATTTACACCCACAATAAATCTCAAATTCAGTGAGCCTGAGCCCAAAATTGCactcaaaataaattatatggcAGGCTATAACAAGGTGTTATGtaccttttatttgtatttctggCTGCCTTCTTACCTAAATGACTCATATGGAATGAAGCCAGTGCTGCTTGGGTCACTCGTGGTGAAGAACTGTTTTTACTTTCTTCTGCTCTTCCTCACTAATGGATTTTACCTTGCTAATAATGGTGCCAATATTGGCCTTGGGGAACTAAGTAATTGAGAAACATACGTGAAGGGATTTTAATGAAGTTTCTGTGtaaaacaaatttgaataaattGAGACTTTGTAGATTTTTGTGCTACCTCCTCTGCATGCTGCTCCATGTAACTGAATGTAAATTCATCAGCATCCAGCAGCTGGAAGGGCTGAATTGTTCAGATCCAGCCGAGCTCCCACATACAAATCCTGAGctgtgaaatactcagacatCTCACTCTTAAACAGCTCCTGTCCTGGCTTCTTTACCCGACCTCTCTTTAAAAACTTACCCCCAATCACACCTTAAACAACAAGAACAATGGAACAACATTAGGTATAATCTTAATCTTATGTTTTTATCTGATCTGAATGTAAAGGAACAGGAGGACAGTACCTGAGTTTCTCTGAGGAGGTTCAAAGACCGCTATGGTATCATCGCTGAGGTAGACATATATGATAAAAACACGTTCTTTGTCCACAGGACTGTCTGTAAGCATTTTCGCCACAAATCTCAACACATTGCTTACCAGACCTTGCCTaaagttgaggaaaaaaaagtgtcatttattATCTGGCTGAGAAATGTTTTGTTACAGGAATGAATAGAATAAAAGTTTTATCAttgatttgacattttaaaatcaaactaatcatgtagatgtttttgtttttgtttgagcttaatatttattctcattgtaaaaagtatttattcataCTATACCATTGGTACACTGAATAAAACATCCAAACATATAGAgtttgatgattttatttttaaaatggttattttgaaGAGATagttaaaaaaatctatcatTACTTACTCTCAAGATGTTCCCATcatgtatgactttatttcttcttcagaatacaaatttgtgcaccaaatcagcacaatagaatgatttatattaaacaaataactTGTCCTTTTAGACtctatttattatgcaattaacaAAAGTCAAAAAGGCTTCTAACACttgcttgctctattctttttctattctatctgatttctgttttcttatatatatatatatatatattatatatatatatatatatatatatatatatatatatatatataaacttgctaTGTTTACTGCGTTAAGCTGACTAAGACTtattatagcacttgtatatcattgctcttttgttgattttaattgctTTCATTGTTCTAATTTGTAAGTAgcattggataaaagtgtctgctaaatgactaaaagtaaatgtaaatttctgaaggatcatgtgacactgcggaaaagtaatggctgctgaaaattaagacTTGACACAGCCTCCTAGACTGAACAGACCAAACTGCATGTGACACACTTGTGCCAAGTTTTCTTGTATTCTCACTATACTAATGGACTCCCTGACTTTGCTAGAAAGTTTGAAGACCTGTTCTCTTTCCAGCTTACAGTGactattcttaaaatatatagttCACCAGGCTGACAAGATCAGGATGGGTCTTGATTCCTGTCACTTAGCTGCTTTGAggttattagtatttataaaagaGCCCTTCACTTTGAAGAGCATTCTTTTCCCTTCAAACTCTAAGCCTGCCAATGTCTGACATTGTATTGTCCAAAGCAAATTGAGCGAGACAGTTATTTCCAGCGTGATACTGGTTCTTGGGATTATATTTGGAAGCAAAACACTGCGAAaacaatgtataataataaactgaCTTGAAAAAGTGTTTTACATCGGAAGTATGGTGAGATTGCGGTTGAGCTTCTGATTATTTATAAAGGGCATGTGTTCATCCATGTGCTTTATTGCAAAAAGCTGCACTAAACTGATGAAGGATGACTTTAGTAGGACAGACAAGGGTCTAATGTCTTCTAGCAAAATGATCAGAAAGCCAGTTAGAGGCTGACATGTTGTTTTGATctaatattaatcattttaaatggaagGCAACCATATACTCTAGATGTCCTAAGGGAGATTAGCTCCACTGGTTACCTGTCTTTTTCCATAAGCTTCTTGAAATCCTTCTGTGGAGGTTTAGGCAACAAGCCCTGACAGGAGCACAGCGAATCTTCCTCAGATCCAAATCCAGTGTAGGGTGGCACCTGTCTGGCTGCTTTAGGAGGGAGCGAGGCCTGGTATGAGACAGGTGTGAAGTCCTCTGTGAAGCCACACAGGAAGAAAACctcaaacacacaaatatttaaGCAGACATATGCATGGAAAACCGGAAGTGACGCCAGACTGGCTGGTTTACTCATATGAATTCAATCAGCAACCTCTTAACCTCTGAGAAACGGACAAGTGCTTCATCAGAGCATGTGTCACCTCGACTCCGTTAGACTCATGTGTAACTAATGCTATGATCTGTTCGGCCAGCATAACGCCGCAGCAGACAAATGCACGTGCACCCGTATTGTGTTACCACTGGCATGGAGCTCGTGTGCCTCTCATGTCCGGGTTTTTGAAGATAAAGAGGCCAAGCTGGTCATTGCTCATATCTGCTGTCCAAAAACTGAGTCACCTTGAGGTGTCAATCAGTTCTGCACCTTTAGTCTTCTGTCGTTCAATGCGTGTTATTCCAACAGTTATTCACAGAGATGAAAGCACACTAGGGAGCATTAGGCTCTCATAGAGATGTGGGATTTACGACAGGAAGACTTTGATAATAATGAACAGCTTGTCAGACCACACAGATGCGATGTGTACAGAGAATGAGGGGTTGGGGTATGtacattttcttttcagtttaCTACAAAAAGCAGTCGAGCATAAAATTGCAAATGCTGTAGAGAGTTTGTCTGGAGCAATCAAAATAAACATGAGTTCACGACATAGTTCTAAAGTCACAGGTGAAACTCAATACTGACATCATGTGGCCATTAAGAGCGGGGCCAAACCCCTCCCTCCAATTTTTTATAAAACcgcaaaataataaaagaatctaTTTTCCTGTTCTATTttatactataaaaataataataatttaataatagtaaaaaataataataaaaactttctcTCTTTTACTCTCTTTTGCCTGGAAtcaaattgttttcatttatacaACGCTATTTAACCACAAATCACGAATTAGGACATATTAATCAAATATAATGTTATCTCCTTTAAAAGCATAAATACTACTGCCTCCCCTTGAGGCGCGATGTAACTCACCAATGCCATATTTAGACCGATAATACTCTTTAGTGAAGTTGTCGCAGTCACAAATTAACATCCTACGACCCCACACATTAATGACGCCTCCAATGGTCAGGTCACAGTCTTTGTAGAATTCTTCTTCTACTGCTCCAGTCTGTAAAATGTTTAGGAGACATTTACATACTCGTCCATTCAAATTTAAACAGCTGGCTActgaactgattaaaaaaatgaatttatagaaataaacaattgtTATGAAATTCCTAAGGGCATTGATAATGGACCAATGTTTAGTCTGTACTAACCTTGAGGCTATCCAAAATGTAGCGTCCTCCTTGTCCGACCGGTCCGAATACATTGAGGACTGTGCGGTCTGTTATTTCTCCAGGCTGGCGTTTGGGAATAGGAGCATGCTGTTTGACACAATCAAGAGGAAAATAATTGACATTTTGCAGAACCTGAAGGACAAGTGAAATCTGCCAATGGGTTCATTATTAATTTTTCACTGGGGGACTCCTGCAAAACctttttagattacatttagtAAGAGGCAACAGAATGAGTGAAAAGACTACATGAGAACAGAAAAGAAATTCTTCTTGCTTCATTATGAATTTAGACTGCAAAACAAGCAGAGAGGAAACTGAAAAGTGCTTTGGGAAGTTGGATATTCTTTCAGCCCTGTCAGTCTGGATAAAAGCTTGGCATGGAGGATGGAGAAATGTGTCCAAGCAAAAGAGTAGAGAGGAACTGATAACCACTGAACTGGATTGAACAGTGAccatttaatttcatgtttctCAAAGACATTCATTGAAGTCATCacctctgcatttatttgatcaaaatacagtaaaaacagtaatattgtgaaatatcataacaatataaaataacgatttaatatttgaataactttttaaatgtgaGAGCaaagctgaagaaacatttcttcttattatcaagatattttaataaattatggatgtgtaatatttttttttatttatttttttgcagtgctgtCTTTTACAGACCTTGGGAAGCTTTCCCCTGTGCAGAAATTTAGGGACAGCATCTCGACCAGAGTTTGGAAGGACAACTTCGTAAATTTCCATTGTGTCATCTGCCAGGAAGTAATGCAAGATCAGCTCTCTGGGGTCTCCAAACATCCTCTCAGTATCATCCCAGTAGCAGTAGAAGCGCAAGACTTTGCGGTCATGTTCCAAAAACTGCTTCAGGGTATCTATTCTTTCATACGGCCGCAGTGGCTTCATGTTCTCCTCCATCTGTGAGAGGGAAAGAAACAGTATAACATTGAAGTATTGATATTGCTATATAGATACACAATGCTTTCTTACCTCTTGTCGATGTGTGGAATAGGGATCTGCTGGCGTGGAAGCAGGGGGGATTAGGCGCACCCCCATTTTTATCAAGAAGTTGCGTGTGAAGGGGTCACAGTCCGTAATCATAAAGGTTCTGTTATAGAACACTATTTCCTGATTGATGTTAAAATGGTGCACATTGTAGAAGCAATCATCTTTAGGAGCTGGGAGAGGAATGCGGTGCCTCCGAATCAGGGTTCCTACATTGAAGGAGAACAGATGGATTTAAACAGGATGTTTTTACTGGTTTGTCGTTAATCAGGATGCTATACATTTGATTCTGATGGTTCACCCTGTGGGATCCCACTGTTTTTGAGCTCTGGCTCCACTACTTGTATGGTGTCATCCTCCAGATAGAAGTAAATCTTGCACTTTCTAACTCTATATTTTTCTTCCCTCCTCTGAGGTACAGCTTCTTGGAAATAAGCTTCAAAACACAGGACCTTTGGGTAGGAAAATAGCATGGAAAATTAGGATAATTTGCACAGCATTATAGGTAAAATGGCTATATTATGTTTCCTCATAATAAGGACAAACCTGTTTGTCAAAAGCAACCCATGCAGGAGCATTGCTGCCCTCTCCCTTTGGAAAAAGTGAATACTTGGGTCTTGTGCCCTGCCCCAGGAGAAGTTCTCCTCCAATGCCTGGCTTCTCTGACCCAACCATCATGGCTACTCCATTTGAATAATCAAAATGCTGAGATTTGTGAAATTTGTCTTTTCCAAGCTGGAAAATAatgaagagaaaataaaatgacactctaaagtgttttcataattttatgaCACAATCTTTGTTTCTATCAATTTAActtcattttatgtgttttttggggggggggggggtttctttGTCAGTAATTAATGGTTAAAAACATAGAATGAACTTCACTGCAGGTTGTGAAATtagcaataaaataatttcaacgttttacatttacatttattcatttagcagacgcttttatccaaagcgacttacaaatgaggacagtggaagcaatcaaaaacaacaaaaagagtaatgatatataagtgctataacaagtctcagttaggttaacaca
This region of Carassius auratus strain Wakin unplaced genomic scaffold, ASM336829v1 scaf_tig00021222, whole genome shotgun sequence genomic DNA includes:
- the LOC113076773 gene encoding LOW QUALITY PROTEIN: EF-hand domain-containing family member C2-like (The sequence of the model RefSeq protein was modified relative to this genomic sequence to represent the inferred CDS: deleted 1 base in 1 codon); translated protein: MALPMLPGNSVKRNLGKDKFHKSQHFDYSNGVAMMVGSEKPGIGGELLLGQGTRPKYSLFPKGEGSNAPAWVAFDKQVLCFEAYFQEAVPQRREEKYRVRKCKIYFYLEDDTIQVVEPELKNSGIPQGTLIRRHRIPLPAPKDDCFYNVHHFNINQEIVFYNRTFMITDCDPFTRNFLIKMGVRLIPPASTPADPYSTHRQEMEENMKPLRPYERIDTLKQFLEHDRKVLRFYCYWDDTERMFGDPRELILHYFLADDTMEIYEVVLPNSGRDAVPKFLHRGKLPKHAPIPKRQPGEITDRTVLNVFGPVGQGGRYILDSLKTGAVEEEFYKDCDLTIGGVINVWGRRMLICDCDNFTKEYYRSKYGIEDFTPVSYQASLPPKAARQVPPYTGFGSEEDSLCSCQGLLPKPPQKDFKKLMEKDRQGLVSNVLRFVAKMLTDSPVDKERVFIIYVYLSDDTIAVFEPPQRNSGVIGGKFLKRGRVKKPGQELFKSEMSEYFTAQDLYVGARLDLNNSAFQLLDADEFTFSYMEQHAEEFPKANIGTIISKVKSISEEEQKK